The genome window TCACGGACCCGGCGTGGTATTCCGGCTATATCAATTCATTGATCTATGTCGTCATCAATACCGTGATCTCGCTCGCGGTGGCGTTGCCCGCCGCCTATGCGTTTTCACGCTACCGCTTCATTGGCGACAAGCACGTGTTCTTCTGGCTGCTGACCAACCGCATGACGCCGCCTGCGGTCTTCCTGCTGCCGTTTTTTCAGCTCTACAGCTCGGTCGGGCTGATGGACACGCATCTGGCGGTGGCGCTGGCGCATCTGGTGTTCAACGTGCCGTTGGCCGTATGGATTCTGGAAGGCTTCATGTCTGGCGTGCCGCGCGAGATCGATGAAACCGCCTACGTCGATGGCTATTCGTTTCCGCGCTTTTTCCTGACGATCTTTTTGCCGCTGATCAAGTCGGGCGTGGGCGTGGCGGCGTTCTTCTGCTTCATGTTCAGCTGGGTGGAGTTGCTGCTGGCGCGCACCCTGACCTCGGTCAACGCCAAACCCATCGTCGCCACGATGACACGCACCGTTTCTGCATCCGGGATGGATTGGGGGGTACTGGCCGCGGCGGGCGTATTGACCATCGTGCCGGGCGGCATCGTCATCTGGTTCGTGCGGCATTACATCGCGAAGGGTTTCGCGATGGGCCGCGTATAGGAGGCGCGCCATGTTCAGCTGGATGGTCTGGACCACTCCTGTCGCCGTGTTCTTCAGTTGCATCGTGCTGATGCTGATCGGCATGACGGTGTGGGAAATGAAGTCGCCCACTATCGAGCGCAAGGGTTTTCTGCCGTTGCGCACGACGCGCGGCGACCGCCTGTTTATTGGTTTGATGGCCGCAGCCTGGCTCAACCTGGCGTTTCTCGGGTTTGGACAGAAAGCGGTGGAATGGTTTTCGCTGGATGAGCCGCCGTCGGTGTGGATCAGCTTTGTGCTGTCGATGCTGCTGCTGGCTTTCATCATGAGAAAAGGCTGAAGGGGCGTCAGACCCCTCGCGTAGTTCTAGTGTTTCAGGGAAAGGACTATCGGCCAGCGTCTTCCCCGGCCAGCGGTCCGCAGCACGACAAGGGGAAGACTTTTCGAGGAGACAGGTCATGAAATTGCGCATGCACGCCATGGCGGCCGCTATCGCCCTGATCGGAACGTCAGGGGCATGGGCCGGAGAGCCGGAAGCGAAGAAGTGGGTCGATTCGGAGTTCCAACCCTCAACCCTGAGCAAAGACCAGCAGCTGGCCGAAATGAAATGGTTCATTGACGCCGCGGCCAAGTTGAAGGCCAAGGGTGTCAATGAAATCAGCGTGGTGTCTGAAACCATCACCACGCACGAGTACGAATCCAAGACGCTGGCCAAAGCGTTTGCGGAAATCACCGGCATCAAAGTCAACCACGATCTCATTCAGGAAGGCGACGTCGTTGAAAAGCTGCAAACGTCCATGCAGTCGGGTAAGTCCATCTATGACGGCTGGATTTCGGACTCCGACCTGATCGGCACCCACTACCGCTACGGCGCGATTTTGCCGCTGTCGGACTATATGGCGGGCGCTGGCAAGGAATGGACCAACCCCAATCTGGATATCAAGGATTTCATCGGCACCAAATTCACCACGGCGCCGGACGGCAAGCTGTACCAGTTGCCTGATCAGCAATTTGCCAACGTGTACTGGTTCCGCGCCGACTGGTTCGCCCGGCAGGACTTAAAGGACAAGTTCAAGGCCAAGTACGGCTACGATCTGGGCGTGCCCACCAACTGGTCTGCCTACGAGGACATCGCGGCCTTCTTCTCCAACGACGTCAAGGAAATCGACGGCAAGAAGGTCTATGGCCACATGGACTACGGCAAGAAAGATCCGTCCTTGGGTTGGCGCTTTACCGACGCATGGCTATCCATGGCAGGTGCCGCTGACAAGGGCCTGCCCAACGGCATGCCGGTTGATGAATGGGGCATCCGCGTGGCCGACGACAAATGCACGCCAGTGGGGGCATCGGTATCGCGCGGCGGCGCCACCAACAGCCCGGCTGCGGTCTACGCGCTGACGAAATACATCGACTGGATGAAGAAGTTTGCGCCGCAGCAGGCAATGGGCATGACGTTCTCGGAGTCCGGACCCGTTCCGGCGCAAGGCCAGATTGCCCAGCAGATCTTCTGGTACACGGCCTTTACTGCCGACATGACCAAGAAGGGGCTGCCGGTGGTGAATGACGACGGCACGCCCAAGTGGCGCATGGCGCCATCGCCCCATGGTCCGTACTGGAAGGAGGGCATGCAGAACGGCTACCAGGACGTGGGATCGTGGACCTTCTTCAAATCCACCAATCCGGACAAGATGGCGGCGGCCTGGTTGTACGCGCAGTTCGTCACGTCCAAATCCGTATCGCTGAAAAAGTCGATTACCGGCCTGACGTTTATCCGGGACAGCGACATTAATAGCGAGTTCTTCACCAAGAACGCGGCAAACTACGGCGGTTTGATTGAGTTTTACCGCAGCCCTGCGCGAGTGGCGTGGACGCCCACCGGCAATAACGTGCCGGATTATCCGAAGCTTGCGCAATTGTGGTGGAAGAACGTCGCCACCGCCGTTACCGGTGAAAAGACGCCGCAGGCGGCGATGGATAACCTGGCCAATGAAATGGATCAGGTCATGGCGCGTCTGGAACGGGCCGGCATGGCGCAATGCGCGCCCAAGCTGAACCCCAAGAGCGATCCCAGCAAATGGTTGTCCGACCAGCATGCGCCGTGGAAGAAACTGGCCAATGAAAAGCCCAAGGGCGAAACCGTGGCTTATGAAAAGCTGTTGGAAGCCTGGAAGGAAGGGCGCGCCCGGTAACCGCTGGGTGTTCAGGGCATACAGCGCCACGGAACGTCGTGGCGCTTTTTTTTGCGCCTTTTATGTCAGTTTGAATAATAGCGAGATTAGGGATTATCCCCGGTCACTATTCAAACCGAGCCAGCTGAGGATGAGCGGATAATGCGCATGCGTAAATCCGATGTTAAAAAATGTGTCGCCCGGAGTCTTCCATGCGCTCTCAAGCGTTTATCGGTGGTCTGTGTGTCGTGATGGCAAGTGTATTCACGCCTCTTGCCGCGCAAAGCGCGGCGCAAGATTGTGGAACGCCAGGGCAAATAAACGGAAAGCAAGGCGACGCCATTGTGTCTTTAACCACTCGCACCTTTGCCGATGGCGCGATTGCGGTGCGGGCGCGGCTGGCGGTGAATCCTGACGGCGGCGCGCATTCGTATATAGCGGGCGACCATGGCTTTACTTATATCGGCAACGGCGTGAATCGTTTGTCGCACGGGCGTTGGGTGCAGTGCGATACCGCAGATTGCAGAAAGGATTTTCTTGCTGCCGAAAAGCGCGCCTTTGCGCGGGGCACAAAGGAGTTCTGCGCATTCGCTTTTGAAGTAGATCCCTACCAGGCGGGACAGGCGCGCCAGTCCTGCGGCGCGGGCCGGTACATCGTTGGCAATGGAAAAGGCATACCGAAATCAGGCGCCGTGGTTGCATCCGCGGCGGGCGAGCAGGTGCAAACCTATCTGTCTACGACCTCGATCCGGCATACGGTGCAAGGCGCCGCAGCCTATCTGGATGCGGAATCGCTGCCGGTCGCCGTCACGCCATCTGCCGCAATGCTTGGCAAGGTGGTTTGGATACGGGGTAAGGGCTTTCAAGATACCAAGGCGGTCATTGGCGATATCGGACCTGCCTTTGGCGAAGGGTCGATTGCGCTGCACCAGCTGTTGCGTACCGGCGCGGTGACGGCGCAACGGCCGGGTCCGATCCCTGCCGCGCAACGCTGCGGCGCGTCCGAAACGTTGCAACCGCCGTTCAAGTCTTCGCCGGACAAGGCGGGTGATATATGCCGGCCGGGCCGCGCCGTAACCAGCGCCACTGACATACGCGCCTACATCGGTATCGAAGACAAATTGGACTTTCTGATTCTGCCGGGCGGCTTTCCGTTGAAAGCGGATGACAGAACGTTGATTACTGAAGAGGTCAGCCGCGCATCCATCGATGCCTTGGCGCAACGCTCTGGCTATACCGACGCCATGGTTAGCGCAAAGCTGGCCTGCCTGCCGCAATAACTTCCAACTTATATCCAGCCAGCAGGAATTCCATGATGAAAATGTTCGTCTCAGGCGTTGCGCTGTTGTCGTTGGCGGGGTGCGCTGCCTTCCCGCCGATGTATCCGGTTTTTGAAAAAGGATCTGAAACGGGTGTCAAATCCGGATTCGATATGCGGGTGGGGAACAGCCCAATTGTGACGGTGCCGCTCACGGTGGAGAAACTCTACCAACAACGCAAGACCTATCAGGATCAGGCGGATCAGGCGCAGAAGGCGCTGTATCAGACGGGAGACGGCGTGATGTTGGGCGCGTTGGTCGGGGCGGTGGGCGGCTTGGTCGGCAATGTGGCGACAGTGGCGTCGGGGGCAGGAATTGCCACCGTGTCTGGCGTGATGGGCACGCGCTACGCGCTTGCGGCGCAACGGAACATCTACAACGATGCGGCCAAAAAAGTGTCGTGTTTGATCGTCGTGGCGAATTCGTATGACGGGCAGGGCGGAGCCTCTCCGCGCATTCCCAGCGCGTTGCAGCAAGGGGCGGAAGATATTCTGTCGCAACTGAGAGGGCAACTGGGCGAGCTGACGCCGCCTCCGGTGGACGCAGCCAGCCTGATTGCGTTGTTCAGCCGGTACAAGTCGTTGTCGCCTACTCAAGTGAATGCGCTTACTACGGACGATGCCGCAAAAATACAGCTTGAGAAAAACACGCTGATTGATATTTCGGCATGCGTAAAAACGGGGCAATCCATTTCGTCGCAGGTGCCGCCATGATTCGTGCCACGTCCGAGCCGCAGCTGGGTTAGTCTTGCGGCCATTGGCCACTTTCGCCCAGCGTACGTTCAAGTCATGATTTTGCGTTCTCTTTCCCGCCTGACATTTCTCCTATCGCTGACGTTTGCCGCCAGTGTGTCCCAAGCCGCCGGCTTTCAGCGGCTGAACCTGCCCATGGACCAGAACGGCCCAGGCTTGAGCGGCGCTGTCTGGTATCCGTGCGCGGCCGCCGCCAGCGAGATCAAGATAGGTCGAACAACGACTGCCGGCGCGCTGAACTGCGCTGTGACCGAAGGCGTTCATCCATTGATCGTGATATCCCACGGCGCCTCGGGTTCGTTTCTGAGCCATCACGACACGGCTGAAGCCTTGGCGGATGCTGGCTTTGTGGTGGCGGCGATCAACCATGTGGGCGACAACGCACAGGACCGCTCACGCCAAGGTTATTTATCGATTTTTTCGACCCGCCCGCGCGAAATGCGCCGCTTGATTGACTACATGACCAGCGCTTGGCCGCAGAAGGCACATGTGGACCCCGCCAAGATCGGCCTTTTTGGGTTTTCCCGTGGCGGGTATACCGGATTGGTGTTGGCGGGCGCGGTACCGGATTTCAAGGCGGGGCTCGCCATCTGCCAAGACTTGCAAGCCTTGCCCATGTGCCGCGATATCGCCAGCGGAAAGGTGCCGCAGCAGCCGTATCCACGCGACGACCGGATCAAGGCCGCCGTAATCGTGGACCCGTTAAATGCGTTCTCGGCCGAGTCGCTTGCAGCGGTGAGCATTCCCGTCCAGCTCTGGGCGTCCGAGCGGGGCGGCGACGGTGTTACGCCGGCGAGTGTGGCCGCCATAAGCAAAGCGCTGGGCGCGGCGCCAGAGGTTCACGTGGCCAAGGGCGCGGGTCACTTCGCGTTCCTGGCGCCGTGCTCCGCAGAGCAGGCCCAGGCGCTGCCGGACATCTGCCGCGACCAAGACGGCTTTGACCGGCAGCAGTTTCACCGGGACTTGAATGCCAAGGTGGTTGAGTACTTCAAGAACCAGCTCTGAGCGCTGCTGGCCGGCGCGTTGAAATCCGATGCCGATGGTTACGCCATCACCAGCGACCGGTGCACGCAAACGCCAGCCATCACGCCCGACGCGCTAGCCAGCGTGGCATTGCTCATGGGAATGGCGGCGTCGCCCGCCGCGTAGACGCCTGCCACCGTCGTCTGCCGGAATTCGTCCATGCGGATCAAGGGGCCTTGCGGGCCGTCAGTAAAAGCGCACCCGAGTTGCTGGGCCAGCGGGCTGGACATGTGGGTCTTGCTGGCGACAAACAGCGCATTGACCGCCATGCGGCGCCCATCGGCCAGCTTGACGGCATCAATAGCGGGCGCGGCGCCCATCAGCTCGACGACGGGCGTGCGTTCGATACGCACGCCGCGTTTATTTAGCAGCGCGGCTTGTTCGGCGTCAGGCTCGAACTCGCCTTGCGTGAAATACGTGGTGGGCCCCCAGTCTGGCAACAGCATCGCCTGGTGCGCCGACATGGGATGCGCAGCCAGCACCCCCAGCGGTCTGCCGGCCATCTCGTAGCCATGGCAGTAGGGGCAATGCAGAACCGTCACTCCCCATCGTTCCTGTAGGCCAGGCAGGGGCGGCAATTGATCGCGCAGGCCGGTCGCCAAGATCAGCCGTTTGCCTTCGACTCCCTGGCCGTTGGCCATCTCTACGTGCAGCAGTCCAGCATGGTGTCTGGCGCTTGCCGCAACACCATCCAGGAATTTAACGGTGGGATATTGAGCTAGCTGCGCACGGGCTTGCTGCACGATTTCTGCGGGCGGTTTGCCGTCTTGCCCTAGAAATCCGTGCGAGTGCAGAGCGTAACGATTGCGGGGCAGGCCGCTGTCGATAAGCACAATGCGGCGCCGCGCACGTGCCAGTTGCATGGCGGCCGACAGGCCGGCAAAGCTGCCGCCCACGATGATGACGTCGTAAGTCATGGACCTGATTCCTCTTTCTCAGCTATCAAGATACTTTAAAGGTTGCATGATAGGGCAAACATCCAAACTCATGCAACTTGAAAAGATTCATATGTCGAGCACCGGTGGTTCGCCGCGGTTGTGCCGCAAGGGTGGCAGGACTAAGCTGACAGCCTGACCCGGCGCTCTCGCAAGCCCAGGCCGCAAAGGAGGCTGCATGCAGCAAGGCTCTGAACTTCAGGGACGTGTGGCGCTGGTGACCGGCGCGTCGTCCGGCATAGGGCGGGCCAGCGCCATCGCGCTGGCGGCGGCCGGTGCGCAAGTGGTGGTGAATCACCGTGCGGCAGGAGATTCGCAGGCCAGGGCCGCGGCGGTGGTCGAAGAGATTCAACGCAGCGGCGGGCAAGCCGTGACGGCAGCGGCTGACATCAGCCGCGAGGATCACGTGGACCTGCTGTTCAAGGCTGTCATTGCGCACTACGGCAGGCTGGATATCCTGATCAACAACGCAGGTATAGAGCAACCCGCGCCTATCGCGGACATGACGCTCGCCGACTGGCAGCGCGTGATCGACGTCAATCTGACAGGGCATTTTCTGTGCGCCCGGGCGGCCGCCAAACAGTTCACGTTGAATCCCGCAAACCCCGCGCGGCAGGGGCTTGCCACCGGAAACATCATTTTCATCAGCTCGGTGCACGAGGTCATTCCCTGGGCCTTTCAGGTGAATTACGCGGCTTCCAAAGGCGGGATCGCGATGCTGATGAAGTCGCTGGCGCAGGAGCTGGGCCCCGCCAAAGTGCGCGTCAATTCCATCGCGCCCGGCGCGATACGCACGCCAATCAATCAACCCGCCTGGGATACGCCCGACAGCCTGGCCAACCTGCTGAAACTGATTCCGTACGGACGTATTGGCGAACCCGAGGACGTGGCGCGTGCGGCCGTGTGGCTGGCCAGCGATGCGTCGGATTATGTGACGGGCACGACGCTTTTCGTGGATGGCGGCATGACGCTGTATCCCGAATTCCGTGGCGCGGGTTAGGGAATTGCCGCCTATATGTCTCAGCCGCTGGAAGACTATGGAGTGATCGGCAATATGCTGTCCGCCGCCTTGGTGGGGCGTGACGGCTCTATCGATTGGCTTTGCTTGCCGCACTTTGATTCGCCCGCCTGTTTTGCGGCGTTGCTGGGCAATGAAAGCCATGGCCGTTGGCGCATCTGGCCGCGCTCGCGCCGCTGCGAGATTACGCGCCGTTATGTACCGGATACCGCTGTGCTGGAAACCCGGTACGAAACCAGCACGGGCGTCGCGTTCGTCTATGACTTCATGCCGCTTAGCGACAACGATGACCAGGTCGATGTGGTGCGTATCGTGCGGGGTGAATCCGGTCACGTGCAGATGAATATGGAGCTGCTGCTGCGCTTCAATTACGGGCAGGCAGTGCCCTGGGTGCGGCGGCGCGACTATGGGCTTAGCGCCATTGCGGGGCCCGACGCGGTGGAGCTGCACACGCCGGTCGAACTGGAAGGGCACGACCTGACGACGACCGCGCGCTTCAATGTGCACGCGGGCAGCACGGTGCCATTCACGCTGTCGTATCACCGGTCTCACAAGACGCCGCACTTTGTGCAGGACCGCGTCGAAAGCATGGACCGCACGATCTCCTGGTGGCAGGAATGGGCCAAGCGCTGTCAATGGCCCGGCCCGGCCGATGCCCGGCGAGATGCGGTGTTGCGGTCGCTGATTACATTGAAATTGCTGACGTTTCAGCCGACGGGCGGGATTATCGCTGCGCCCACGATGTCATTGCCAGAGTCGCTGGGAGGCAGCCGCAATTGGGACTACCGGCACTGCTGGCTGCGGGATTCGGCGCTGACCCTGTATGCCTTGCTGAATGCCGGCTATCGCGAAGAGGCGGAAGCATGGCGCCAGTGGCTGTTGCGGGCGGTAGCAGGGCACCCGGACCAGTTGCAGATCATGTATGGCATTGCAGGCGAACGCTGGTTGCCCGAGCTGGAAATCCCCTGGCTGCCTGGCTACGAGGGCAGCTTGCCCGTGCGCTGCGGCAACGGGGCGGCGGGGCAGTTGCAGTTGGATGTCTACGGCGAACTGATTGAAACGCTATACGCCGCACGCGTGGCGGATCTGTCACCTTTGGGCGAGGCATGGCGCTTGCAGAATGTGCTGTTGGAACCCTTGGAGGACCGTTGGCGTGAACTGGATCACGGTATCTGGGAAGTGCGCGGGCCGACTCGCGCGTTCACCCATTCGCGGCTGATGTGTTGGGTGGCGTTTGACCGGGCGGTGAAGTCGTGCGAACGGTTTGGCTTGCAAGGGCCGGTGCGCAAATGGCGCCGTCTGCGTGAGCAGATTCGCGCAGATATTTGCGAACATGGCTTTGACAAGGCGCGCGGAAGTTTTGTGCAGAGCTATGGCTCGCAGGCGCTGGACGCCAGTCTGCTTCTGATTCCGCAGGTGGGGTTTCTGCCTGCCAGTGACCCGCGTGTCGCCGCCACCGTCCAAGCGATTGAACGCGAGCTGCTGCAAGGCGGTTTGTTGATGCGCTATTCGCAAGACAAAACGGATGATGGCCTGCCGGGCGATGAAGGCGTGTTTCTGGCGTGCAGCTTCTGGCTGGCGGACGCGTATGTGCTGCAAGGCCGGCTGGATGACGCAGAGGAACTGTTCGAGCGCTTGTTAGCCTTGCGCAATGACCTGGGTTTGCTGGCCGAAGAATACGACGTGGTCAGGGGCCGTCTGGTCGGCAATTTTCCGCAAGGGTTTTCGCATATCGGCCTGGTGAACACAGCCTACAACCTGAGCCGCGCTCGTGGTCCCGCGCAGCAACGCTCGGAACAGAACGGACTCAAGTCATAGCGTGCGCAAGCGGTTTACAAGCCTCGTGCAATCACCAGCCGCTGGATGTCGCTGGTGCCTTCATAGATCTGGCACACCCGCACATCGCGGTAAATGCGTTCAACCGGAAAGTCCTTCAAATAGCCGTAGCCGCCCAGCGTCTGGATCGCAGCCGAACAAACCTTTTCCGCCATTTCGGAGGCAAACAGTTTGGCCATCGATGCTTCGGTCAATGCGGGTCTGCCAGCTTCGCGCAATGCCGCGGCGTGCAGCACCATTTGCCGGGCCGCGTGGATCTGCGTAGCCATGTCGGCCAGCCTGAACGACACGGCCTGATGTTCCATGATGGGTTTGCCGAAAGCGACGCGGTCACGGGCGTAGTCACGCGCGCACTCAAAGGCGGCGCGTGCCATGCCCACTGACTGCGACGCAATGCCGATGCGGCCGCCTTCCAGGTTGCCCAGCGCAATCTTGTAGCCTTCACCTTCGGCGCCCAGCCGGTAGGCGGCAGGGATACGCATTTCTTCAAACGCGATCAGGCAAGTGTCCGATGCGTGCTGACCCAGTTTCTCTTCAACGCGCAGCACCTGATAACCCGGCGTGTCAGTGGGCACGATGAAAGCGGTAATGCCGCGTTTGCCGGCCTCGGGGTCAGTGACCGCGAACACGATCACGGTCTGGCCGCTTTTGCCCGACGTGATGAACTGTTTGGAGCCATTCAGGATGTAGTGGTCGCCATCGCGCCGTGCGCGGGTGAGCAGGCTGCTGGCATCAGAACCGGCTTGGGGTTCGGTCAGCGCAAAACCGCCGATGTGTTCGCCGGTAGCCAGGGGCCGCAAGAATTGGTCTTTCTGCGCGTCGGTGCCGAATTTCAAGATCGGCATGCAAGCCACCGAGTTGTGCACGCTCATGATGGTCGAACACGCGCCGTTGCCTGCTGCAATTTCTTCCAGCGCTACGGCGTAAGAAATATAGCCGCTGGCGTTGCCATCCCATTCTTCAGGCACAAGCATGCCGAAGAATCCCAGCTGCGCCATTTCCTGGATAGCGTCTGCGGGGTAGAGATGGTCACGGTCCCAGCGTTCTGAATGGGGCGCAAGCCGTTCTTGGGCGAACCGGCGCGCCATTTCCTGGATGCTTTGCTGCTCTTCGGTCAACAACATCTTTTGTCTCCTGGCCATGCGTGGGCGGGTTGGCGCGGGTTGGCGCGGGTAGGCGCTACATGCTTTGTTTTGCACTGCGCGCCTGGATGGCAGGCGCGGCTCGTCTTCGAGAATACACCGCCAGTTGCCCGGATATCCAGGCGGCTGGAGGCGCGTTACGGTGAGCTCGGCCGGGCAGGGGCGCTGCCGCTACGCCTGGTCCAGCAATTCCTGCACGATCCCTTGTGCGGGTTCTGTCAGGGGATGTTCGGATTGCAGTCTGGCAAGATGCGCATCGAATTCCGCCACCACGTCCGGCCGGATCTTTTTCATGGCGCGAACGGTTTGGGCCAGCAATAAACGGGCGTTGACGCTGTCAGGCATCTCCAGACACTGACGCAGATTGCCATCGATGATCTCGCGTTCACCATTCAATGCGCCGGGCCGGTTGGCGTCTGCGCTGTTGCAGCGGACCGCAAGCAATTGCTCCAGCCGCAGCAGATATCGGGGAAACGATGCTCCCTCGGGCACGCGGTACGCGGCGGGCGGGGCCTGAACGGTGGCGCCTGCATCACGGCTTATCCATTGCAGCACGCTGTCCGCCAATGAGCTGACTGCTTGCGCTGGGTCCGCCATAGAAAATGATGCAGACTGTTCGCCGATACATGAGCCGTCTTCCATGCGCAGTACGCGAACCGTTGCCGTCCAGGGATCAGCCTTGGTGACCAGATGCGACACCACCACATAGGCGCTGGGCTGTTCGCATTGCCGGGCGTGGTGGACGGCGTCTGCGTCCGGCCACGCGCTGCTGCTCAACACGAAGCCGGGATCGGGTTCGGCCAGCCAGGGCACGAGCGTTTGCGTGCGCAGGCCGCAACGTAGCGCCACCTGTTCGTTCAGGTACAAGGGCAGCGCGCGGCTCAGGCGGCCTGCGGGGTCTGCCAGTTGGCGTTGCGCGTGGTCTGCGGTTGAGCCAACGTCGGCCGAGCCGCCAAGGAAGGTGATCAGCGGACGGCCGGGCGGGATGGCTGGATATAGAACGGCGGCAGGCGACACGGGCGCCAGCCAGACCGGGCCGCGCCCCAGCAGCATCGAAAAACGCAGGGCCTCCGGTTGATCCACCACACCATCGCCAATGCGGGCCTGCGCCAATTCGCCATCCCAATACGCCAGGTTTTCCTTCCAGTCGGGACGGTTCTGCGCATAC of Achromobacter seleniivolatilans contains these proteins:
- a CDS encoding glucose 1-dehydrogenase, whose product is MQQGSELQGRVALVTGASSGIGRASAIALAAAGAQVVVNHRAAGDSQARAAAVVEEIQRSGGQAVTAAADISREDHVDLLFKAVIAHYGRLDILINNAGIEQPAPIADMTLADWQRVIDVNLTGHFLCARAAAKQFTLNPANPARQGLATGNIIFISSVHEVIPWAFQVNYAASKGGIAMLMKSLAQELGPAKVRVNSIAPGAIRTPINQPAWDTPDSLANLLKLIPYGRIGEPEDVARAAVWLASDASDYVTGTTLFVDGGMTLYPEFRGAG
- a CDS encoding DUF2160 domain-containing protein, whose protein sequence is MFSWMVWTTPVAVFFSCIVLMLIGMTVWEMKSPTIERKGFLPLRTTRGDRLFIGLMAAAWLNLAFLGFGQKAVEWFSLDEPPSVWISFVLSMLLLAFIMRKG
- a CDS encoding NAD(P)/FAD-dependent oxidoreductase — its product is MTYDVIIVGGSFAGLSAAMQLARARRRIVLIDSGLPRNRYALHSHGFLGQDGKPPAEIVQQARAQLAQYPTVKFLDGVAASARHHAGLLHVEMANGQGVEGKRLILATGLRDQLPPLPGLQERWGVTVLHCPYCHGYEMAGRPLGVLAAHPMSAHQAMLLPDWGPTTYFTQGEFEPDAEQAALLNKRGVRIERTPVVELMGAAPAIDAVKLADGRRMAVNALFVASKTHMSSPLAQQLGCAFTDGPQGPLIRMDEFRQTTVAGVYAAGDAAIPMSNATLASASGVMAGVCVHRSLVMA
- a CDS encoding acyl-CoA dehydrogenase family protein, with amino-acid sequence MLLTEEQQSIQEMARRFAQERLAPHSERWDRDHLYPADAIQEMAQLGFFGMLVPEEWDGNASGYISYAVALEEIAAGNGACSTIMSVHNSVACMPILKFGTDAQKDQFLRPLATGEHIGGFALTEPQAGSDASSLLTRARRDGDHYILNGSKQFITSGKSGQTVIVFAVTDPEAGKRGITAFIVPTDTPGYQVLRVEEKLGQHASDTCLIAFEEMRIPAAYRLGAEGEGYKIALGNLEGGRIGIASQSVGMARAAFECARDYARDRVAFGKPIMEHQAVSFRLADMATQIHAARQMVLHAAALREAGRPALTEASMAKLFASEMAEKVCSAAIQTLGGYGYLKDFPVERIYRDVRVCQIYEGTSDIQRLVIARGL
- a CDS encoding alpha/beta hydrolase family protein → MILRSLSRLTFLLSLTFAASVSQAAGFQRLNLPMDQNGPGLSGAVWYPCAAAASEIKIGRTTTAGALNCAVTEGVHPLIVISHGASGSFLSHHDTAEALADAGFVVAAINHVGDNAQDRSRQGYLSIFSTRPREMRRLIDYMTSAWPQKAHVDPAKIGLFGFSRGGYTGLVLAGAVPDFKAGLAICQDLQALPMCRDIASGKVPQQPYPRDDRIKAAVIVDPLNAFSAESLAAVSIPVQLWASERGGDGVTPASVAAISKALGAAPEVHVAKGAGHFAFLAPCSAEQAQALPDICRDQDGFDRQQFHRDLNAKVVEYFKNQL
- a CDS encoding glycoside hydrolase family 15 protein, which produces MSQPLEDYGVIGNMLSAALVGRDGSIDWLCLPHFDSPACFAALLGNESHGRWRIWPRSRRCEITRRYVPDTAVLETRYETSTGVAFVYDFMPLSDNDDQVDVVRIVRGESGHVQMNMELLLRFNYGQAVPWVRRRDYGLSAIAGPDAVELHTPVELEGHDLTTTARFNVHAGSTVPFTLSYHRSHKTPHFVQDRVESMDRTISWWQEWAKRCQWPGPADARRDAVLRSLITLKLLTFQPTGGIIAAPTMSLPESLGGSRNWDYRHCWLRDSALTLYALLNAGYREEAEAWRQWLLRAVAGHPDQLQIMYGIAGERWLPELEIPWLPGYEGSLPVRCGNGAAGQLQLDVYGELIETLYAARVADLSPLGEAWRLQNVLLEPLEDRWRELDHGIWEVRGPTRAFTHSRLMCWVAFDRAVKSCERFGLQGPVRKWRRLREQIRADICEHGFDKARGSFVQSYGSQALDASLLLIPQVGFLPASDPRVAATVQAIERELLQGGLLMRYSQDKTDDGLPGDEGVFLACSFWLADAYVLQGRLDDAEELFERLLALRNDLGLLAEEYDVVRGRLVGNFPQGFSHIGLVNTAYNLSRARGPAQQRSEQNGLKS
- a CDS encoding ABC transporter substrate-binding protein, with product MKLRMHAMAAAIALIGTSGAWAGEPEAKKWVDSEFQPSTLSKDQQLAEMKWFIDAAAKLKAKGVNEISVVSETITTHEYESKTLAKAFAEITGIKVNHDLIQEGDVVEKLQTSMQSGKSIYDGWISDSDLIGTHYRYGAILPLSDYMAGAGKEWTNPNLDIKDFIGTKFTTAPDGKLYQLPDQQFANVYWFRADWFARQDLKDKFKAKYGYDLGVPTNWSAYEDIAAFFSNDVKEIDGKKVYGHMDYGKKDPSLGWRFTDAWLSMAGAADKGLPNGMPVDEWGIRVADDKCTPVGASVSRGGATNSPAAVYALTKYIDWMKKFAPQQAMGMTFSESGPVPAQGQIAQQIFWYTAFTADMTKKGLPVVNDDGTPKWRMAPSPHGPYWKEGMQNGYQDVGSWTFFKSTNPDKMAAAWLYAQFVTSKSVSLKKSITGLTFIRDSDINSEFFTKNAANYGGLIEFYRSPARVAWTPTGNNVPDYPKLAQLWWKNVATAVTGEKTPQAAMDNLANEMDQVMARLERAGMAQCAPKLNPKSDPSKWLSDQHAPWKKLANEKPKGETVAYEKLLEAWKEGRAR
- a CDS encoding tetratricopeptide repeat protein, whose protein sequence is MSLLKKLFGKTPPAESSSAAEAAPVPATALASAPAAVTEQNPAENPNLIRAYDAYGREIYVTREQWRDNVLLGAIEQNWNDAEQLAGLIIQSLNDNFFEEMIRPAERLVELDANSERAVVLQAIVYMKVGRLDDSEKVLLAYCAQHGDTGIVLTNLAKVHAERDDESKTLETLWRALQLDPNQDNGLGWYQAIHQDHGGDVAGVTAMRKVAALPHSWRAQLWLARGELGSHNYAGAIALYRESLARAGKPVPADLLMQMSGDLGNAGQIQEILQLAGPHFDVQAHGMRVGNNLIKALMYLGQLDDAQRLLNQLYAQNRPDWKENLAYWDGELAQARIGDGVVDQPEALRFSMLLGRGPVWLAPVSPAAVLYPAIPPGRPLITFLGGSADVGSTADHAQRQLADPAGRLSRALPLYLNEQVALRCGLRTQTLVPWLAEPDPGFVLSSSAWPDADAVHHARQCEQPSAYVVVSHLVTKADPWTATVRVLRMEDGSCIGEQSASFSMADPAQAVSSLADSVLQWISRDAGATVQAPPAAYRVPEGASFPRYLLRLEQLLAVRCNSADANRPGALNGEREIIDGNLRQCLEMPDSVNARLLLAQTVRAMKKIRPDVVAEFDAHLARLQSEHPLTEPAQGIVQELLDQA
- a CDS encoding carbohydrate ABC transporter permease → MRDNSTWWRGAFLTLYLVFAILPLYWMLNMSFKTNTEIVSTLTLWPRDFTFEHYRTIFTDPAWYSGYINSLIYVVINTVISLAVALPAAYAFSRYRFIGDKHVFFWLLTNRMTPPAVFLLPFFQLYSSVGLMDTHLAVALAHLVFNVPLAVWILEGFMSGVPREIDETAYVDGYSFPRFFLTIFLPLIKSGVGVAAFFCFMFSWVELLLARTLTSVNAKPIVATMTRTVSASGMDWGVLAAAGVLTIVPGGIVIWFVRHYIAKGFAMGRV